One Sphingobium aromaticiconvertens genomic window carries:
- a CDS encoding conjugal transfer protein TraD, producing the protein MQRRERTRHLIELGGLVQKAGLVDLADDDRATLYGAMLELAAKARDENTGDVLALWKRRGKRAFDAEAEAGEEQPDDG; encoded by the coding sequence GTGCAACGACGCGAACGCACCCGCCACCTGATCGAGCTGGGCGGCCTCGTCCAGAAAGCCGGCCTCGTCGATCTCGCCGACGACGATCGCGCCACCCTCTACGGCGCGATGCTCGAACTGGCGGCGAAAGCCCGGGACGAAAATACCGGCGACGTGCTGGCGCTGTGGAAGCGGCGCGGCAAGCGTGCGTTCGACGCGGAAGCGGAAGCCGGCGAGGAGCAACCGGACGATGGTTGA